The Fragaria vesca subsp. vesca linkage group LG2, FraVesHawaii_1.0, whole genome shotgun sequence genome includes a window with the following:
- the LOC101296354 gene encoding MATE efflux family protein 1-like: MGRYVFNLDELGLEIATIALPAALALTADPIASLIDTAFIGQLGSVELAAVGVSIALFNQVSRIAIFPLVSVTTSFVAEEDAIGRVRLESNENIHLESDSPTNGETKQLLPETDTGKNAYNSKLVNVSFDTVTTGQKKRYIPSASSAMVIGGILGFIQAIFLISGAKPLLSFMGVGSDSPMLKPAQQYLMLRSLGAPAVLLSLAMQGVFRGFKDTKTPLHATVAGDATNIILDPIFIFVFRFGVNGAAIAHVISQYLMCIILFLRLMAQVDLIPPSAKHLQFGRFLKNGFLLLMRVIAVTFCVTLAASLSARQGPIAMAAFQVCLQVWLATSLLADGLAVAGQAILASAFAKNDHDKAAVTAARVLQLGLALGLILAFLLGVGLQYGARLFTKDVNVLHLISIGIPFVAATQPINALAFVFDGVNFGASDFAYAALSMVLVAIVSIIFLFILSYTSGFIGIWVALTIYMSLRSFAGFWRIGTGTGPWQFLRT, from the exons ATGGGCAGATATGTTTTTAACTTGGACGAATTGGGTTTAGAAATAGCGACAATTGCATTGCCTGCAGCACTAGCATTGACAGCTGATCCAATTGCATCCTTAATCGACACAGCATTCATTGGACAACTAG GTTCAGTGGAGCTTGCTGCAGTAGGAGTATCAATTGCTTTGTTCAATCAAGTATCAAGAATCGCAATATTTCCACTTGTTAGTGTCACAACCTCTTTTGTTGCTGAAGAAGACGCCATTGGAAGAGTAAGACTTGAATCAAATGAGAATATTCACCTGGAGTCAGATTCACCAACAAATGGAGAAACTAAACAGTTGCTACCAGAAACTG ATACTGGTAAGAATGCATACAACTCAAAGTTGGTTAATGTAAGCTTCGATACGGTCACAACCGGTCAGAAAAAAAGGTATATCCCATCAGCATCATCAGCAATGGTCATTGGTGGCATTCTTGGATTTATTCAAGCCATATTCCTCATATCTGGAGCAAAACCTCTATTGAGCTTTATGGGAGTCGGTTCA GATTCCCCAATGCTAAAGCCAGCACAACAGTACTTGATGTTGAGGTCGCTCGGTGCTCCTGCAGTTCTTCTTTCATTGGCTATGCAAGGAGTCTTCCGTGGGTTCAAGGATACAAAAACTCCTTTACATGCCACTG TGGCAGGAGATGCAACAAATATAATTTTAGACCCAATTTTTATATTTGTCTTTCGTTTTGGTGTGAACGGCGCAGCTATAGCTCATGTTATATCTCA GTACTTAATGTGCATCATCCTCTTTTTGAGATTAATGGCTCAAGTTGATCTCATACCCCCAAGTGCTAAACATCTCCAATTTGGTCGATTTCTTAAAAATG GGTTTCTATTATTAATGAGGGTTATTGCGGTTACATTCTGTGTGACTCTGGCTGCATCATTGTCTGCACGCCAGGGACCGATAGCCATGGCTGCATTTCAGGTCTGCTTGCAAGTTTGGTTGGCAACATCTCTTTTGGCTGATGGACTAGCTGTTGCAGGACAG GCAATACTTGCAAGTGCATTTGCAAAGAACGACCATGACAAAGCTGCAGTTACTGCTGCCCGAGTATTACAG TTAGGATTGGCTTTGGGGTTGATACTCGCATTCCTGCTCGGAGTGGGGTTGCAGTATGGAGCAAGGTTATTTACAAAAGATGTCAATGTCCTGCATCTTATTAGCATAGGAATACCT TTTGTTGCTGCCACTCAACCTATCAATGCATTGGCATTTGTTTTTGACGGCGTCAACTTTGGAGCCTCTGATTTTGCATATGCAGCACTTTCTATG GTTTTGGTGGCTATTGTCAGCATCATATTCCTGTTTATTCTCTCCTACACAAGTGGATTCATTGGCATCTGGGTTGCACTAACCATCTATATGAGTTTGCGTTCATTTGCTGGATTCTGGAG GATAGGGACAGGAACAGGACCATGGCAATTCCTCAGGACCTAA